The region GGTGAACAGCCGGGATTCTAGCATGCGTGAGCGCGCCGTCCGAGCGCTCCCTGACGCACAGACCGTCGAGTTATCGGGAGAAACCGAAGGGAAGAGACGATGACCACAGAGCACTTCTGGCTATCGGTGGGATTTCTCGGCCAGGCCTTCTTCTCGAGCCGCTTCCTCGTGCAATGGATCGCCTCGGAGCGCAAGAAGGAGAGCGTGGTCCCCGTCTCCTTCTGGTTCTTCTCGATCGGCGGTGGGACGACCCTGCTCATCTATGCCATTTATCGCCAGGACCCCGTGTTCATCCTGGGTCAGGGCGCCGGGCTCGTCATTTATCTACGCAATCTATACCTTATCCGGCGCAAGCAGCGCCGCCTCGCCGGGGCAGGCGCCTGAGCGCGCCCGGCGAGAGGAGAACTCACATGGAATCGAGCAAAACGGAACCGATCAAGTGGTCGGCAGCTCAGGCCTCACGGGAGATCCTGATGATCCCGGGGCCGACCGAGCTGCCCTTCCCGGTCATCCAGGCCATGAATCAGCCGCCCATGATCCAGTACGACCAGAACTTCGACGTCAACGTGCTGGAGCCGATCAACCTGGCCCTCAAGAAGGTCTTCCAGACCGAGCGCGGTGAGGTCATCACCATGCCCGGCTCGGGCAAGACCGCCCTGGAGTCGAGCGCGCTCTCCCTCGTCGAACCCGGCGATCGGGTCATGGTGATCGTCACCGGACGGTTCGGCATGCTCATGCAGGAGGTGATGACGAGGGTCGGCGCCGAGGTGACGGAGTTCAGCGTCGAGTGGGGGAAGCCCATCGACCTCGTCAAGCTCAGCAAGGAGATCGAGCGGGTCAAGCCCAAGATGGTCACCCTGGTCCACAACGAGACCTCCACGGGCACGACCTACCCGGCCGCGGAGATCGGCAAGATCGTCAAAGGCCACGACGCGCTCTTCCTGCTCGACACCGTGTCCTCACTCGCCGGCATCGACGTGCGCACGGACGAGTGGGGCGCGGATCTCAACATGACGGGCTCTCAGAAGTGTCTGGCCGCCCCCATCGGCATGGCCATCGTGGGCGTCACCCCGCCCGCCTGGGATGCCATGGAGCGCCGCAAGCACAAGGCCTCTTCCTGGGTGTACGACCTGCTGCGCTGGCGCGATGCGTGGATCCCGACCTCGCGCGGCGGCCGAGTGCCCGACGGGGCCCCGCGCAGCCAGCCGATCTCCATGCCCACCCACCTGACGCACGCGCTCGGGGTGGCGGTGCGGCTCGTGCTCGAGGAAGGTCTTCAGCAGCGCTTCCGCCGCCATGCCGTGGCGGGGCGCGCCTTCCGCGCCGGCATCGATGCCATGCGCCTGCAGATGTTCCCGGACAGCTCGATCCTGTCCGACACCGTCTCCTGTGTGAAGACTCCGCCCGGCATCGAGCCCGCGGCCGTGGTGAAGCACATGCGCCAGACCTTCGGCATCCTCATCGGCACCGGCCTCGACCAGACGCGCACGACGACGCTGCGGATCGGGCACATGGGCATCACCGCGAGCCCCCTCTACATCTTGCCGACCCTCTCGGCCATCGAGATGACCCTCCGCGAGCTCGGCTACAAGTGTGAAGCGGGGGCGGGGGTAGCCGCCGCCCAGGCCATCTTTGCGGGTGCCACGGCGTGATCGTCGTCCCTGACGACTTCCCCTCGGTCTTCGAGGGCAGCGTCGCGCACGATCGCCTGAAGAAGTCTGGCGACGTCGCGGTGTTCACCGAGCGCGGGGCCGACAATGAGCAGGAGCTGGTCCGTCGCATTGGCCGGGCGGAGGTCGCCATCAATATCCGCGCGCATGCCCGCTTCACCGACGGCGTCTTCGCGGCCTGTCCGGCTCTCAAGCTCGTGTCCGTCTGGGGCACGGGCACGGACAACATCGACCTCAACGCCGCGGGCATGCGTGGCGTCACCGTCTGCAATACGCCGGGCGTGAACGCCTTCGCGGTGGCGGAGCACGCCTTGACCCTGATGCTCGCGGTGGGACGCAAGATCACCACGCTGGACGCCGAGATGCGCAAGAACAAGTGGCCGCGTGAGCTGCTGACCCAGCTTCACGGCAAGACCCTCGGCGTCTTTGGCATGGGCACCATCGGCGCTCGCGTGGCCGCCCTCGGCAAAGCGATCGGCATGGAGGTGCTCGCCTGGTCGGCTCAGGGCGATCAGGGACGGATCCGCGCCGCCGGGGCGACCCCGGCCTCCAAGGAGGACATCCTGGCCCGGGCGGACGTGGTGAGCCTGCACATCCGGCTGAGCCCGGAGACCCGGGGCTTCCTTGGCCGGAAGGAGCTCGCCACGATGAAGCCCACGGCCATCCTGGTCAACACGGGCCGCGGCGCCCTTGTCGATCGCGAGGCCCTCCTGGGCGCGCTCAAAGAGCGGAAGATCATGGGCGCGGGGCTCGATGTCTTCCACCAGGAGCCGCTGGCCGCGGACGATCCCATCCTGTCGCTGCCCAACGTCATCGTCTCGCCGCACAATGCCGGGCAGACCGCCGAGGTCATCCGCGACGGCCTCCTGCGCGCCGTCGAGAACGTGGAGCACTTTCTCGCCGGCAAGCCCAAGGACCTGGTCGTCTCTCCGGCACGATAGACGGCCCAGGGACGAGGGAGACGGTATGAGGCGTTCGCTCGCGCT is a window of Candidatus Methylomirabilota bacterium DNA encoding:
- a CDS encoding lipid-A-disaccharide synthase N-terminal domain-containing protein, whose amino-acid sequence is MTTEHFWLSVGFLGQAFFSSRFLVQWIASERKKESVVPVSFWFFSIGGGTTLLIYAIYRQDPVFILGQGAGLVIYLRNLYLIRRKQRRLAGAGA
- a CDS encoding alanine--glyoxylate aminotransferase family protein yields the protein MESSKTEPIKWSAAQASREILMIPGPTELPFPVIQAMNQPPMIQYDQNFDVNVLEPINLALKKVFQTERGEVITMPGSGKTALESSALSLVEPGDRVMVIVTGRFGMLMQEVMTRVGAEVTEFSVEWGKPIDLVKLSKEIERVKPKMVTLVHNETSTGTTYPAAEIGKIVKGHDALFLLDTVSSLAGIDVRTDEWGADLNMTGSQKCLAAPIGMAIVGVTPPAWDAMERRKHKASSWVYDLLRWRDAWIPTSRGGRVPDGAPRSQPISMPTHLTHALGVAVRLVLEEGLQQRFRRHAVAGRAFRAGIDAMRLQMFPDSSILSDTVSCVKTPPGIEPAAVVKHMRQTFGILIGTGLDQTRTTTLRIGHMGITASPLYILPTLSAIEMTLRELGYKCEAGAGVAAAQAIFAGATA
- a CDS encoding NAD(P)-dependent oxidoreductase gives rise to the protein MIVVPDDFPSVFEGSVAHDRLKKSGDVAVFTERGADNEQELVRRIGRAEVAINIRAHARFTDGVFAACPALKLVSVWGTGTDNIDLNAAGMRGVTVCNTPGVNAFAVAEHALTLMLAVGRKITTLDAEMRKNKWPRELLTQLHGKTLGVFGMGTIGARVAALGKAIGMEVLAWSAQGDQGRIRAAGATPASKEDILARADVVSLHIRLSPETRGFLGRKELATMKPTAILVNTGRGALVDREALLGALKERKIMGAGLDVFHQEPLAADDPILSLPNVIVSPHNAGQTAEVIRDGLLRAVENVEHFLAGKPKDLVVSPAR